One window of Corynebacterium accolens genomic DNA carries:
- a CDS encoding IS256 family transposase produces MARRDPADKAKIDAIEKKLLANPEIAKLIDELGTSTTDANDLVRGMLQASITRGLNAEMDAHLGYEPGDRAAKATAETDNHRNGTYPKTVDSNYGPVNIDVPRDRNGTFVPTMVPKGSRRLTDVDDMIVSLYAGGMTIRDIQHHMATAMRVDISHETISAVTDAVLDEVMIWQNRQLDEFYPVIFLDALRIKVRDGGRVVNKSAYMAIGVDLDGIKHILGLWIAKEEGASFWAHVCANLSNRGVKDVFIVCCDGLKGLPEAVEATWPNSMVQTCIVHLIRAANRWVSYGDRRAVSAALKKVYTATDESTAEAALKEFSDSELGVKYPQSVKVWQDAWDRFVPFLQFPPAARKVIYTTNSIESFNNQLRKATRNRVQFTNDESALKTLWLMICNIEDKRAAKRAKQGKRVSATAGRLMEGARVSGWKQAINQMAVAFPDRFDKYL; encoded by the coding sequence ATGGCGAGACGAGATCCGGCTGATAAGGCCAAGATTGATGCGATTGAAAAGAAGCTGCTTGCTAACCCAGAAATCGCGAAACTGATTGATGAGCTAGGCACGTCCACCACGGATGCCAACGACCTAGTTCGGGGCATGTTGCAAGCCTCAATTACCCGGGGTTTGAATGCTGAAATGGATGCCCACCTAGGCTATGAGCCCGGCGATAGAGCAGCTAAAGCTACTGCTGAAACAGACAATCACCGCAACGGCACCTACCCGAAAACCGTGGATTCTAACTACGGGCCAGTAAACATTGATGTTCCACGAGACAGAAACGGCACGTTTGTTCCTACTATGGTGCCCAAAGGCTCCAGGCGGCTAACAGATGTTGACGATATGATTGTCAGCTTATATGCCGGCGGAATGACCATTCGGGATATCCAGCACCATATGGCTACTGCGATGCGGGTTGATATCTCCCATGAGACGATTTCGGCGGTTACAGACGCAGTCTTGGATGAGGTCATGATCTGGCAAAACCGCCAGTTAGACGAGTTCTACCCCGTGATATTCCTGGATGCGTTGCGCATTAAAGTCCGCGACGGCGGCCGGGTAGTTAACAAGTCTGCGTACATGGCAATCGGGGTGGACCTCGACGGGATCAAGCACATCCTGGGATTGTGGATCGCCAAAGAAGAAGGCGCCTCCTTTTGGGCACACGTGTGCGCCAACTTATCTAACCGTGGGGTCAAAGACGTCTTTATCGTCTGCTGTGACGGGCTGAAAGGCCTACCAGAAGCAGTGGAGGCAACCTGGCCGAACTCTATGGTACAAACCTGTATCGTGCACCTGATTCGCGCCGCGAATCGGTGGGTGTCTTACGGGGATCGCCGGGCTGTATCAGCCGCGTTGAAGAAGGTTTATACGGCTACTGATGAATCCACGGCAGAAGCAGCGTTGAAGGAATTTTCCGATTCTGAACTGGGTGTGAAGTATCCTCAGTCGGTCAAGGTCTGGCAGGATGCATGGGATAGATTCGTGCCATTTTTGCAGTTCCCACCAGCAGCAAGAAAGGTCATCTATACGACGAATTCCATTGAGTCGTTTAACAACCAATTGCGTAAAGCCACCCGCAACAGGGTGCAGTTCACCAACGATGAATCCGCGCTCAAGACGCTGTGGTTGATGATCTGCAATATTGAAGACAAACGAGCCGCAAAGAGAGCAAAGCAGGGCAAACGAGTCTCCGCGACAGCCGGCAGACTCATGGAAGGAGCCCGAGTTTCCGGCTGGAAACAAGCCATCAACCAAATGGCCGTGGCCTTTCCCGACCGCTTCGACAAATACCTATAA
- a CDS encoding HNH endonuclease, producing MPAHKCQLDHRIEYHNGGATSPDNLVTLCQHHHNIKTDKRVHYIMDPVTGTIAWLHQDGTYHIDHPTGPLATTNTHWHYTWKQFLTHKRNKHNKQK from the coding sequence ATGCCAGCACACAAATGCCAACTCGACCACCGCATCGAATACCACAACGGCGGAGCCACCAGCCCCGACAACCTCGTCACCCTGTGCCAACACCACCACAACATCAAAACCGACAAACGCGTCCACTACATCATGGACCCGGTCACCGGCACCATCGCCTGGCTACACCAAGACGGCACCTACCACATAGACCACCCCACCGGGCCACTAGCCACCACAAACACACACTGGCACTACACCTGGAAACAATTCCTCACACACAAAAGAAACAAACACAACAAACAAAAATAA
- a CDS encoding HAD-IIA family hydrolase has product MSVLSKHDALLLDLDGTVWEGGRPLSNVVDVINTCGVPAVYVTNNASRSPEAVATMLTDIGLAADSGDIVTSAQAVLQLAAEEIPSGAKVLIIGADSFRDLAKDMGFSVVSSADDKPAAVLQGFDKSVGWEQLTEGALAIRAGAKYFASNLDTSLPIERGLGVGNGSLVAAVQKATGVEPVSAGKPEPAMFFLAAKKVGSKKPLAVGDRLDTDIVGGNTAAMNTFHVLTGVSGELELIEAPVEARPNFIGAGMHELSLPISQVRPGPQGDFTARCDGYDVLLQGGNESSTSVQALRTVLEVAWSMPAPPRYIQPRSEFAEKVVSKWR; this is encoded by the coding sequence ATGAGTGTTTTAAGCAAACATGATGCCTTATTGTTGGACTTGGATGGAACCGTCTGGGAAGGCGGTCGTCCGCTCAGCAACGTCGTAGACGTTATTAATACGTGCGGTGTTCCCGCAGTATATGTAACAAATAATGCGTCGCGCAGCCCTGAAGCCGTTGCGACGATGCTAACGGATATCGGCTTGGCGGCTGATTCAGGTGACATCGTCACCTCCGCCCAAGCGGTATTGCAATTGGCTGCCGAGGAAATTCCTTCGGGTGCCAAGGTACTAATTATTGGCGCGGATTCTTTCCGCGATTTGGCTAAAGACATGGGTTTTTCCGTGGTCTCGAGTGCCGATGATAAACCAGCCGCCGTCCTGCAAGGTTTTGATAAGTCCGTTGGTTGGGAACAGTTAACGGAGGGGGCTCTGGCTATCCGGGCAGGCGCGAAATATTTTGCGTCGAACTTGGATACGTCCCTTCCAATCGAGCGAGGACTAGGCGTTGGCAATGGTTCCCTTGTTGCTGCTGTCCAGAAGGCGACGGGAGTAGAGCCCGTTTCTGCCGGCAAACCTGAACCAGCGATGTTCTTCCTCGCAGCGAAAAAGGTCGGGTCGAAAAAGCCATTGGCGGTGGGCGACAGGCTAGATACGGATATCGTTGGGGGTAACACCGCAGCGATGAATACTTTCCATGTATTGACCGGTGTCTCGGGCGAGCTTGAGCTTATCGAGGCCCCCGTGGAGGCGCGGCCCAACTTTATTGGTGCGGGCATGCACGAGCTTTCATTGCCTATTTCGCAGGTGCGACCGGGGCCGCAAGGAGACTTTACCGCGCGGTGCGATGGGTATGACGTTCTTTTGCAGGGCGGAAATGAGTCCTCTACCTCGGTGCAAGCATTGCGGACCGTATTGGAAGTGGCGTGGTCAATGCCGGCACCACCTCGGTATATTCAGCCGCGTAGCGAATTTGCGGAAAAGGTTGTGTCGAAATGGCGGTAA